A stretch of the Manis pentadactyla isolate mManPen7 chromosome 16, mManPen7.hap1, whole genome shotgun sequence genome encodes the following:
- the PI16 gene encoding peptidase inhibitor 16 isoform X2, with translation MLNPAARPLDGEAERPATMHSSCHLPAFLLPLLLLAAPTSPAAALSDDEKRAMVELHNLYRAQASPPAANMLQMRWDEELAAFAKAYAQQCVWGHNKERGRRGENLFAITDEGMDVPLAMEEWHHEREHYNLSAATCHRGQMCGHYTQVVWAKTERIGCGSHFCEKLQGVEETNIQLLVCNYEPPGNVKGQRPYQEGTPCSQCPSDYRCHDFLCEPIRGPEEAEDLTYLATDASSGTRKKGVPSSLAMDTPSLVTEVSGTRATTAPPVTETKALSSLATENAPFRAAEAPPSLTNKEASRTRMPSSSPESSLHPKIPLTGTQEPLLHPQEEGEAEAELPPSSEVLASVFPDQGEPGELQATLDHKGHTSSKSLSNSPNTSTTANAMGGRTLALQSPLSGAEGPEKPGRSGLDSGPGHVWVPLLGLLLLPPLALAGIF, from the exons ATGTTAAATCCAGCTGCCAGACCCCTGGatggagaggcagagaggccGGCCACCATGCACAGCTCCTGCCATCTCCCCGCATTcctgctgcccctgctcctgcTGGCGGCCCCCACCAGCCCGGCTGCCGCTCTCAGTGATGATGAGAAACGCGCGATGGTTGAACTGCACAACCTCTACCGAGCCCAGGCATCCCCGCCCGCTGCCAACATGCTGCAAATG AGGTGGGACGAGGAGCTGGCCGCCTTCGCCAAGGCCTACGCGCAGCAGTGCGTGTGGGGCCACAACAAGGAGCGCGGGCGGCGAGGCGAGAACCTGTTCGCCATCACGGACGAGGGCATGGACGTGCCGCTGGCCATGGAGGAGTGGCACCACGAGCGCGAGCATTACAACCTCAGTGCCGCCACCTGCCACCGCGGCCAGATGTGTGGCCACTACACTCAG GTGGTCTGGGCCAAGACCGAGAGGATTGGCTGTGGCTCCCACTTCTGTGAGAAGCTCCAGGGTGTTGAGGAGACCAATATCCAATTGCTGGTTTGCAACTATGAGCCCCC AGGGAATGTGAAGGGGCAGAGGCCCTACCAGGAGGGGACTCCGTGCTCCCAGTGTCCCTCCGACTACCGCTGCCATGACTTCCTCTGCG AACCCATCAGAGGCCCGGAAGAGGCCGAGGATTTGACTTACCTGGCAACTGACGCCTCCTCAGGTACTAGGAAAAAGGGTGTTCCTTCTTCCCTAGCAATGGACACTCCATCCTTGGTGACAGAAGTCTCAGGCACCCGGGCAACCACGGCGCCACCTGTCACAGAAACCAAGGCCCTGTCTTCCTTAGCAACGGAAAACGCCCCTTTCAGGGCAGCAGAGGCTCCACCTTCCTTAACAA ACAAAGAAGCCAGCAGAACAAGAATGCCCTCCAGTAGCCCGGAGAGTTCTCTGCACCCCAAGATACCCTTGACAGGGACACAGGAGCCGCTACTGCACCcccaggaggagggagaagcTGAGGCTGAGTTGCCTCCTTCCAGTGAGGTCTTGGCCTCAGTTTTTCCGGACCAGGGTGAGCCAGGAGAGCTGCAGGCCACACTGGACCACAAGGGGCACACCTCCTCCAAGTCCCTTTCCAACTCCCCCAATACCTCCACCACCGCTAATGCCATGGGCGGGCGAACGCTGGCCCTGCAGTCGCCTTTGTCAG GTGCAGAAGGCCCTGAAAAGCCTGGCAGGTCAGGGCTGGACTCGGGCCCTGGTCATGTCTGGGTCCCTCTCCTAGGCCTGCTGCTACTGCCTCCCCTGGCATTGGCCGGAATCTTCTGA
- the PI16 gene encoding peptidase inhibitor 16 isoform X4, translated as MLNPAARPLDGEAERPATMHSSCHLPAFLLPLLLLAAPTSPAAALSDDEKRAMVELHNLYRAQASPPAANMLQMRWDEELAAFAKAYAQQCVWGHNKERGRRGENLFAITDEGMDVPLAMEEWHHEREHYNLSAATCHRGQMCGHYTQVVWAKTERIGCGSHFCEKLQGVEETNIQLLVCNYEPPGNVKGQRPYQEGTPCSQCPSDYRCHDFLCEPIRGPEEAEDLTYLATDASSGTRKKGVPSSLAMDTPSLVTEVSGTRATTAPPVTETKALSSLATENAPFRAAEAPPSLTNKEASRTRMPSSSPESSLHPKIPLTGTQEPLLHPQEEGEAEAELPPSSEVLASVFPDQGAEGPEKPGRSGLDSGPGHVWVPLLGLLLLPPLALAGIF; from the exons ATGTTAAATCCAGCTGCCAGACCCCTGGatggagaggcagagaggccGGCCACCATGCACAGCTCCTGCCATCTCCCCGCATTcctgctgcccctgctcctgcTGGCGGCCCCCACCAGCCCGGCTGCCGCTCTCAGTGATGATGAGAAACGCGCGATGGTTGAACTGCACAACCTCTACCGAGCCCAGGCATCCCCGCCCGCTGCCAACATGCTGCAAATG AGGTGGGACGAGGAGCTGGCCGCCTTCGCCAAGGCCTACGCGCAGCAGTGCGTGTGGGGCCACAACAAGGAGCGCGGGCGGCGAGGCGAGAACCTGTTCGCCATCACGGACGAGGGCATGGACGTGCCGCTGGCCATGGAGGAGTGGCACCACGAGCGCGAGCATTACAACCTCAGTGCCGCCACCTGCCACCGCGGCCAGATGTGTGGCCACTACACTCAG GTGGTCTGGGCCAAGACCGAGAGGATTGGCTGTGGCTCCCACTTCTGTGAGAAGCTCCAGGGTGTTGAGGAGACCAATATCCAATTGCTGGTTTGCAACTATGAGCCCCC AGGGAATGTGAAGGGGCAGAGGCCCTACCAGGAGGGGACTCCGTGCTCCCAGTGTCCCTCCGACTACCGCTGCCATGACTTCCTCTGCG AACCCATCAGAGGCCCGGAAGAGGCCGAGGATTTGACTTACCTGGCAACTGACGCCTCCTCAGGTACTAGGAAAAAGGGTGTTCCTTCTTCCCTAGCAATGGACACTCCATCCTTGGTGACAGAAGTCTCAGGCACCCGGGCAACCACGGCGCCACCTGTCACAGAAACCAAGGCCCTGTCTTCCTTAGCAACGGAAAACGCCCCTTTCAGGGCAGCAGAGGCTCCACCTTCCTTAACAA ACAAAGAAGCCAGCAGAACAAGAATGCCCTCCAGTAGCCCGGAGAGTTCTCTGCACCCCAAGATACCCTTGACAGGGACACAGGAGCCGCTACTGCACCcccaggaggagggagaagcTGAGGCTGAGTTGCCTCCTTCCAGTGAGGTCTTGGCCTCAGTTTTTCCGGACCAGG GTGCAGAAGGCCCTGAAAAGCCTGGCAGGTCAGGGCTGGACTCGGGCCCTGGTCATGTCTGGGTCCCTCTCCTAGGCCTGCTGCTACTGCCTCCCCTGGCATTGGCCGGAATCTTCTGA
- the PI16 gene encoding peptidase inhibitor 16 isoform X3 yields the protein MLNPAARPLDGEAERPATMHSSCHLPAFLLPLLLLAAPTSPAAALSDDEKRAMVELHNLYRAQASPPAANMLQMRWDEELAAFAKAYAQQCVWGHNKERGRRGENLFAITDEGMDVPLAMEEWHHEREHYNLSAATCHRGQMCGHYTQVVWAKTERIGCGSHFCEKLQGVEETNIQLLVCNYEPPGNVKGQRPYQEGTPCSQCPSDYRCHDFLCAMDTPSLVTEVSGTRATTAPPVTETKALSSLATENAPFRAAEAPPSLTNKEASRTRMPSSSPESSLHPKIPLTGTQEPLLHPQEEGEAEAELPPSSEVLASVFPDQGEPGELQATLDHKGHTSSKSLSNSPNTSTTANAMGGRTLALQSPLSGAEGPEKPGRSGLDSGPGHVWVPLLGLLLLPPLALAGIF from the exons ATGTTAAATCCAGCTGCCAGACCCCTGGatggagaggcagagaggccGGCCACCATGCACAGCTCCTGCCATCTCCCCGCATTcctgctgcccctgctcctgcTGGCGGCCCCCACCAGCCCGGCTGCCGCTCTCAGTGATGATGAGAAACGCGCGATGGTTGAACTGCACAACCTCTACCGAGCCCAGGCATCCCCGCCCGCTGCCAACATGCTGCAAATG AGGTGGGACGAGGAGCTGGCCGCCTTCGCCAAGGCCTACGCGCAGCAGTGCGTGTGGGGCCACAACAAGGAGCGCGGGCGGCGAGGCGAGAACCTGTTCGCCATCACGGACGAGGGCATGGACGTGCCGCTGGCCATGGAGGAGTGGCACCACGAGCGCGAGCATTACAACCTCAGTGCCGCCACCTGCCACCGCGGCCAGATGTGTGGCCACTACACTCAG GTGGTCTGGGCCAAGACCGAGAGGATTGGCTGTGGCTCCCACTTCTGTGAGAAGCTCCAGGGTGTTGAGGAGACCAATATCCAATTGCTGGTTTGCAACTATGAGCCCCC AGGGAATGTGAAGGGGCAGAGGCCCTACCAGGAGGGGACTCCGTGCTCCCAGTGTCCCTCCGACTACCGCTGCCATGACTTCCTCTGCG CAATGGACACTCCATCCTTGGTGACAGAAGTCTCAGGCACCCGGGCAACCACGGCGCCACCTGTCACAGAAACCAAGGCCCTGTCTTCCTTAGCAACGGAAAACGCCCCTTTCAGGGCAGCAGAGGCTCCACCTTCCTTAACAA ACAAAGAAGCCAGCAGAACAAGAATGCCCTCCAGTAGCCCGGAGAGTTCTCTGCACCCCAAGATACCCTTGACAGGGACACAGGAGCCGCTACTGCACCcccaggaggagggagaagcTGAGGCTGAGTTGCCTCCTTCCAGTGAGGTCTTGGCCTCAGTTTTTCCGGACCAGGGTGAGCCAGGAGAGCTGCAGGCCACACTGGACCACAAGGGGCACACCTCCTCCAAGTCCCTTTCCAACTCCCCCAATACCTCCACCACCGCTAATGCCATGGGCGGGCGAACGCTGGCCCTGCAGTCGCCTTTGTCAG GTGCAGAAGGCCCTGAAAAGCCTGGCAGGTCAGGGCTGGACTCGGGCCCTGGTCATGTCTGGGTCCCTCTCCTAGGCCTGCTGCTACTGCCTCCCCTGGCATTGGCCGGAATCTTCTGA
- the PI16 gene encoding peptidase inhibitor 16 isoform X1: MLNPAARPLDGEAERPATMHSSCHLPAFLLPLLLLAAPTSPAAALSDDEKRAMVELHNLYRAQASPPAANMLQMRWDEELAAFAKAYAQQCVWGHNKERGRRGENLFAITDEGMDVPLAMEEWHHEREHYNLSAATCHRGQMCGHYTQVVWAKTERIGCGSHFCEKLQGVEETNIQLLVCNYEPPGNVKGQRPYQEGTPCSQCPSDYRCHDFLCEPIRGPEEAEDLTYLATDASSGTRKKGVPSSLAMDTPSLVTEVSGTRATTAPPVTETKALSSLATENAPFRAAEAPPSLTSEAPAFLATRCLFPFHDRPATFLKLTHDPIPTWADKEASRTRMPSSSPESSLHPKIPLTGTQEPLLHPQEEGEAEAELPPSSEVLASVFPDQGEPGELQATLDHKGHTSSKSLSNSPNTSTTANAMGGRTLALQSPLSGAEGPEKPGRSGLDSGPGHVWVPLLGLLLLPPLALAGIF; the protein is encoded by the exons ATGTTAAATCCAGCTGCCAGACCCCTGGatggagaggcagagaggccGGCCACCATGCACAGCTCCTGCCATCTCCCCGCATTcctgctgcccctgctcctgcTGGCGGCCCCCACCAGCCCGGCTGCCGCTCTCAGTGATGATGAGAAACGCGCGATGGTTGAACTGCACAACCTCTACCGAGCCCAGGCATCCCCGCCCGCTGCCAACATGCTGCAAATG AGGTGGGACGAGGAGCTGGCCGCCTTCGCCAAGGCCTACGCGCAGCAGTGCGTGTGGGGCCACAACAAGGAGCGCGGGCGGCGAGGCGAGAACCTGTTCGCCATCACGGACGAGGGCATGGACGTGCCGCTGGCCATGGAGGAGTGGCACCACGAGCGCGAGCATTACAACCTCAGTGCCGCCACCTGCCACCGCGGCCAGATGTGTGGCCACTACACTCAG GTGGTCTGGGCCAAGACCGAGAGGATTGGCTGTGGCTCCCACTTCTGTGAGAAGCTCCAGGGTGTTGAGGAGACCAATATCCAATTGCTGGTTTGCAACTATGAGCCCCC AGGGAATGTGAAGGGGCAGAGGCCCTACCAGGAGGGGACTCCGTGCTCCCAGTGTCCCTCCGACTACCGCTGCCATGACTTCCTCTGCG AACCCATCAGAGGCCCGGAAGAGGCCGAGGATTTGACTTACCTGGCAACTGACGCCTCCTCAGGTACTAGGAAAAAGGGTGTTCCTTCTTCCCTAGCAATGGACACTCCATCCTTGGTGACAGAAGTCTCAGGCACCCGGGCAACCACGGCGCCACCTGTCACAGAAACCAAGGCCCTGTCTTCCTTAGCAACGGAAAACGCCCCTTTCAGGGCAGCAGAGGCTCCACCTTCCTTAACAAGTGAGGCCCCAGCCTTTTTGGCAACTCGCTGCCTTTTTCCCTTTCATGATCGGCCAGCTACCTTCCTCAAACTGACCCATGATCCCATCCCCACATGGGCAGACAAAGAAGCCAGCAGAACAAGAATGCCCTCCAGTAGCCCGGAGAGTTCTCTGCACCCCAAGATACCCTTGACAGGGACACAGGAGCCGCTACTGCACCcccaggaggagggagaagcTGAGGCTGAGTTGCCTCCTTCCAGTGAGGTCTTGGCCTCAGTTTTTCCGGACCAGGGTGAGCCAGGAGAGCTGCAGGCCACACTGGACCACAAGGGGCACACCTCCTCCAAGTCCCTTTCCAACTCCCCCAATACCTCCACCACCGCTAATGCCATGGGCGGGCGAACGCTGGCCCTGCAGTCGCCTTTGTCAG GTGCAGAAGGCCCTGAAAAGCCTGGCAGGTCAGGGCTGGACTCGGGCCCTGGTCATGTCTGGGTCCCTCTCCTAGGCCTGCTGCTACTGCCTCCCCTGGCATTGGCCGGAATCTTCTGA